A genomic window from Chrysoperla carnea chromosome 3, inChrCarn1.1, whole genome shotgun sequence includes:
- the LOC123296086 gene encoding zinc finger protein 184-like encodes MDDYLKLSSLQTNIQKICRTYLLKECTSIQIDMADDFPKSICLECINKLNTALDDFVETSTNKNKNILNVSKKQDINLESVINKFEKNIIPYDLDDEPLNKRLKIENRDEGNDCDISVQSSEESVVLSARKTKCNKKSSNEKLEVEEEDASIKNELSCSKCKKSFELEGDLEIHMLKHQKFKEYNCPKCSKSFANAAKLKRHFNTHMIQKPYKCNICDKSFAGISERKRHLQNHNGKTPIINDGLPCPQCKKYFKLEVDLQIHMLVHKKFDEFICPICSKDFKNKNNLTQHLNIHMTDKPYKCKFCDKSFAGSGDRNCHLRIHTGEKPLVCSSCGERFQDSGRLSIHIKKYHIGVKNFVCTVCSKSFTFAPELRSHMRVHTGEKPYLCTECGKSYSHFKDLKKHKLKHSGESPYSCTECNKNFLSNYYLKVHMRTHTGERPYPCKICKMGFARKESLVIHTRTHTGERPFSCNICEKTFKSNKNLSQHKRTHSKERFEIFKEMDVRLSNIQANYQKICRTCLIEKDNLQEIYGIVDLLKECTSIQIDMGDDLPKLICTECTNKLNTAFEFKKQCEVCQKILLQLREFGETSVKLESVGTNFQTHKIESLETNEVDIKSEDSYNVNEDNSDVCIENNTFKLSDAFSFVKIKPLSNLDELIETTTNENKNNLEVSKTQNISLGSSDAITEKNCLPFDVDDEPLNNRLKIENSFHEDNNCDIPIQSSDEDVVSRKNKYSKLKDKRELEVKNKEISLKDGSSCPKCAKSFDLEADLEIHMLKHQKFKEFICPKCSKSFANAAKLKRHFNIHMINKPYKCNICDKSFAGLSERNRHLRVHNGKIISTNGLPCPQCKKCFELEVDLQIHMLKHTKFDEFICPMCSKSFKNENNLKEHLNSHMIEKPYKCDFCDKSFAKSGDRNRHLRIHTGEKSIVCSSCGERFPDSGRLSTHIKKHHIGVKNFVCTICSKSFTFAPELRSHMRVHTGEKPYLCTECGESYSHFKDLKQHRLQHTGERPYACTECDKNFLSNYYLKVHMRSHTGEKPYVCKICKMGFARSDYLVIHTRSHTGERPFSCNICEKTFISNKNLSQHKRTHNREREIK; translated from the exons ATGGACGATTACCTTAAATTATCaagtttacaaacaaatattcagAAAATCTGCCGAactt atttattaaaagaatgtaCTTCAATACAA atcGATATGGCCGATGATTTCCCAAAATCAATTTGTCTTGAATGCATTAACAAATTAAACACTGC TTTAGATGATTTTGTCGAAACTtctactaataaaaataaaaatattttgaacgttTCTAAGAAACAAGATATTAATTTGGAaagtgtaattaataaatttgagaaGAATATTATACCTTATGATCTTGATGATGAACCTTTAAATAAAAGACTAAAGATTGAAAACAGAGACGAAGGAAACGATTGTGATATTTCTGTTCAAAGTAGTGAAGAGTCTGTAGTTTTAAGTGCCAGAAAaactaaatgtaataaaaaatctagCAATGAAAAATTAGAAGTGGAGGAAGAAGATgcttcaataaaaaatgaactcTCATGTTCTAAGTGTAAAAAATCTTTCGAATTAGAAGGAGATCTAGAAATTCATATGTTGAAACATCAAAAGTTTAAAGAGTATAATTGTCCTAAGTGTTCAAAATCATTCGCAAACGCTGCAAAATTAAAAAGACATTTCAATACACACATGATTCAAAAGccatataaatgtaatatttgtgataaaagttTTGCTGGAATTAGTGAACGTAAACGTCATTTACAAAATCATAATGGTAAAACACCTATAATCAATGATGGATTACCATGCCctcaatgcaaaaaatattttaagttagaGGTCGATCTACAAATTCATATGTTGGTACACAAAAAATTCGATGAATTTATTTGTCCTATATGCTCaaaggattttaaaaataagaacaatTTAACACAGCATTTGAATATACACATGACTGACAAACCgtataaatgcaaattttgtgataaaagttTTGCTGGATCTGGCGATCGAAATTGTCATTTACGAATTCATACAG gaGAAAAACCTTTAGTATGTTCATCATGTGGTGAACGATTTCAAGATTCTGGCAGATTatcaattcatataaaaaaatatcatattggAGTTAAAAACTTCGTGTGCACAGTATGTTCTAAATCATTTACTTTTGCACCGGAACTTCGAAGTCATATGCGTGtacatactggtgaaaaaccttATTTATGTACAGAATGTGGGAAAAGTTATAGTCactttaaagatttaaaaaaacacaaactaaAACATTCAGGAGAAAGTCCTTATTCATGTACAGAATGTAATAAGAATTTtctgtcaaattattatttaaaagtgcaTATGAGAACGCATACAGGTGAAAGACCATATCcatgtaaaatatgtaaaatgggTTTTGCCAGAAAAGAATCTCTTGTTATACACACTCGAACACATACTG gtGAGAGACCATTTAGTTGCAATATTTGTGAAAAgacttttaaatcaaataaaaatttatcacaacATAAACGAACACATAGTAAAGAAAGAT ttgaaatttttaaagaaatggaCGTTCGATTATCAAATATACAAGCAAATTATCAGAAAATTTGCAGAACTTGCTTgatagaaaaagataatttacaagaaatttatGGTATTGtagatttattaaaagaatgcaCTTCAATACAA ATTGACATGGGGGATGatttaccaaaattaatttgtacTGAATGCACTAACAAACTTAATACTGCGTTTGAATTTAAAAAGCAATGTGAAGTGtgtcaaaaaattttgctaCAGCTAAGAGAATTCGGGGAAACATCTGTTAAATTAGAAAGTGTCggaacaaattttcaaacacataaaattgaaagtttGGAAACAAATGAGGTAGATATTAAATCTGAAGATTCTTATAATGTAAACGAGGATAATTCTgatgtatgtattgaaaataatacatttaaacttaGCGACGCatttagttttgtaaaaattaaacctTTAAGCAACTTGGATGAGTTAATTGAAACAACTACtaatgaaaataagaataatttggAAGTttctaaaacacaaaatattagcTTAGGAAGTTCTGATGCGATCACAGAGAAAAATTGTTTGCCGTTCGATGTTGACGACGAACCCTTAAACAATAGATTAAAGATTGAAAACAGTTTTCATGAAGACAACAATTGTGATATTCCTATTCAAAGCAGTGATGAAGatgtagtttcaagaaaaaataaatatagtaaattAAAGGATAAGCGGGAATTGGAggtgaaaaataaagaaatttctttaaaagATGGATCATCATGTCCGAAATGTGCAAAATCTTTCGACTTAGAGGCTGATCTAGAAATTCATATGTTGAAACATCaaaagtttaaagaatttatttgtccaaaatgttcaaaatcatTCGCAAACGCTGCAAAATTAAAAAGACATTTCAACATACACATGATTAATAAGCCATATAAATGTAACATCTGTGATAAAAGTTTTGCAGGACTAAGTGAGAGAAATCGTCATTTACGAGTTCATAACGGTAAAATAATATCTACAAACGGTTTACCATGTCctcaatgtaaaaaatgttttgaattagaAGTAGATCTTCAAATTCATATgttgaaacatacaaaatttgatgaatttatttgtCCTATGTGCTCAAAGTCTTTCAAAAACGAGAacaatttaaaagaacatttGAATTCACACATGATTGAAAAACCGTATAAATgcgatttttgtgataaaagttTCGCTAAATCTGGGGATCGAAATCGACATTTACGAATTCATACag GCGAAAAATCTATCGTATGTTCATCATGTGGTGAACGATTTCCTGATTCGGGCAGATTGTctacacatataaaaaaacatcataTTGGGGTTAAAAATTTCGTTTGCACAATTTGTTCAAAATCGTTCACGTTTGCGCCAGAACTTCGAAGTCATATGCGTGTACATACTGGCGAAAAACCTTATTTATGTACGGAATGTGGAGAAAGTTATAGCCACTTTAAAGACTTAAAACAACACAGACTACAACATACAGGAGAACGTCCATATGCATGTACTgaatgtgacaaaaattttctctcaaattattatttaaaagtacatATGCGTTCTCATACAGGCGAAAAACCATATGTGTGTAAAATATGTAAGATGGGTTTTGCTAGATCAGATTATCTTGTTATACACACTCGATCACATACTG gcgAGAGGCCGTTTAGTTGTAATATTTGTGAAAAGACTtttatatctaataaaaatttatcacagcataaacgaactcataatAGAGAAAGAGAGATTAAATag
- the LOC123296087 gene encoding uncharacterized zinc finger protein CG2678-like yields MISEKICRTCVAEKDNLQAIFNVTDMLKVCTSIQVTKNDGLPELICSECIEKLNNAFEFRKQW; encoded by the exons atgatatccgaaaaaatttgtagaacttGTGTGGCTGAGAAGGATAATTTACAAgcaatttttaatgttacaGATATGCTAAAAGTGTGTACTTCTATACAG GTAACTAAAAATGATGGTTTGCCGGAATTAATTTGTTCGGaatgtatagaaaaattaaataatgcttTTGAGTTTAGAAAGCAAT GGTAA
- the LOC123296088 gene encoding gastrula zinc finger protein XlCGF52.1-like, with protein MITHPKLEENVLTCTKCSKSFSDIKILRRHVLTHMKNKRFKCSICSKGFSESGNFQRHIRTHKGEKRYFCKICNKGFYEKNVLALHTRTHTGEKPIICSACGKRFSDPSGLWAHMKTHSGEKNYTCQVCYKSFSHSFVLTKHMRIHTGERPYLCTECGKSFTQSYYVQIHMRKHTGEFPFACTECNKKFTQNSQLEIHKRVHTGVKPYACSICDKRCARSGDLTKHMRSHTGEKPFACNICTKKYASSSRLAAHRRSHSGERIHSCDICGKGFIESQGLKAHKRTHTGEKPYECTTCGQRFSQAGSLNTHKKIHTELSKT; from the exons ATGATAACGCATCCtaaattagaagaaaatgtGTTAACATGTACTAAATGCTCAAAATCGTTtagtgatataaaaattttacgtaGGCATGTTCTCACACATATGAAAAATAAGCGCTTTAAATGTTCAATATGTTCAAAAGGTTTTTCCGAATCTGGTAATTTTCAACGTCATATAAGAACACATAAAGgtgaaaaacgatatttttgtaaaatttgtaataagggcttttatgaaaaaaatgttttagcacTTCATACAAGAACACACACgg GAGAGAAACCTATCATATGTTCAGCTTGTGGGAAACGATTTTCTGATCCAAGTGGCTTGTGGGCGCACATGAAAACACATAgtggtgaaaaaaattacacatgtCAAGTTTGTTATAAATCTTTTTcacattcatttgttttaacgAAGCATATGCGTATACATACAGGCGAACGTCCTTATTTGTGTACCGAATGTGGTAAAAGTTTTACTCAATCGTACTATGTCCAAATTCATATGAGAAAACATACTGGAGAATTTCCATTTGCATGTAcagaatgtaataaaaaattcactcaGAATAGTCAATTGGAAATTCATAAACGAGTTCACACTGGTGTAAAACCATATGCTTGCTCTATATGTGATAAACGATGTGCTAGAAGCGGAGATCTTACTAAACATATGAGATCTCATACCg GAGAGAAACCCTTTGCTTGTaacatttgtacaaaaaaatatgcatCATCAAGTCGATTAGCTGCTCACAGGCGTAGTCATTCAGGTGAACGCATTCATAGTTGTGATATTTGTGGGAAAGGATTTATCGAATCGCAAGGATTAAAAGCACATAAACGAACGCATACAGGAGAAAAACCATATGAATGTACTACTTGTGGTCAACGATTTAGTCAAGCTGGTTCTTTAAATacgcataaaaaaattcataccgAATTATCGaagacttaa
- the LOC123296497 gene encoding uncharacterized protein LOC123296497: protein MDHFIPINHNEDNKIRQDIFKEQNEIPLLCCPANRKTLIKNSDKVDASTICNFSISDTRNWKTRFRNQFLKTTPLTKSLVNSVTCKRYPILSTFSSSGEVESIKSQESSNLEIFLSTVSICEKCECVENAPALVKSSTRPDLTCHKTKDVLSVESIQEVCPHCLAKHLSCDNQPQDNKCAVSLNSDISLSSTFIQEIDYQSVKNDTSAVTIKMPSESLKQKLIQKGLLKLPKSSSTHCDHCTNNCQAVVVSRDYSKSQQILTAKCSCFEIPLPPDAVKTALSKDSYSKRKKTYVSHYSTFSHQSNDSEEKLPRCTCCDSLKSKLSIVSQDDSSEDIQKKFNGCGKKESFLVDNYRPLCNRQPDVIPFICQRATISTAGKNHQDGI from the exons ATGGATCATTTTATACCAATAAATCACAATGAAGATAACAAAATTCGGCAAGATATTTTTAAGGAACAGAACGAAATACCATTATTATGTT GTCCGGCAAATAGAAAGACTCTCATCAAAAATTCAGACAAAGTAGATGCAAgtacaatttgtaatttttctatatcag atACAAGAAATTGGAAAACAAGATTTCGAAATCAGTTTTTGAAAACAACACCACTAACTAAATCTTTAGTAAATTCAGTTACGTGTAAACGATATCCAATTTTATCAACATTTTCGTCATCAGGTGAAGTTGAAA gtaTAAAGTCACAAGAATCAtcaaatttggaaatatttttgtcGACTGTTTCGATCTGTGAAAAATGCGAATGTGTTGAGA atGCTCCAGCTCTTGTTAAATCGTCAACGAGGCCAGATTTAACGTGTCACAAAACCAAAG ATGTTCTGAGTGTTGAAAGCATTCAAGAAGTATGTCCTCATTGTCTTGCAAAACACCTATCATGCGATAATCAGCCTCAAGATAATAAATGTGCCGTATCGTTAAACA gtgACATAAGTTTGTCTAGCACATTTATTCAAGAAATCGATTATCAATCTGTTAAAAATGACACATCTGCTG TGACAATAAAAATGCCATCCGAAtccttaaaacaaaaattgatacagAAAGGTTTGTTGAAGCTACCCAAGAGCAGCTCCACACATTGTGATCATTGCACTAATAATTGTCAAGCTGTAGTTGTAAGCAGAGACTACTCtaaatctcaacaaatactaaCTGCCAAATGTTCATGTTTTGAAATTCCTTTACCTCCCGATGCAGTCAAAACAGCATTATCTAAAGATTCGTATTCTAAACGAAAGAAAACTTATGTCAGCCATTATTCAACATTTTCACATCAATCAAATG ATTCTGAAGAAAAATTACCCAGGTGTACATGTTGTGACTcgctgaaatcaaaattatcaattgttTCACAAG acgATAGCTCCGAAGATATTCAAAAGAAGTTTAATGGATGTGGGAAAAAGGAATCTTTTCTTGTAGATAATTATAGACCTTTATGTAACCGACAACCTGATGTTATTCCGTTTATTTGTCAACGGGCAACCATTTCAACCGCAGGAAAAAATCATCAAGACGGTATTTGA